Proteins from one bacterium genomic window:
- a CDS encoding thioesterase family protein gives MPTPIDDLCERLKLDPLDRDLFLGDPGQGQGRLFGGLVAAQSVMAAIATLGEQDRGSQAGGSLLHSIHAYFLRPGSYERPIRFVVDRIRDGRTFTTRRVVAHQNGEAIFNMSASFARPEDGMRYQRPAPEIDGPDGLAEWTDVRNKALGLPPPKSYDNPIEVRVLDANEFLEPKPRDPVRAVWMRPRGVIPDDPDLHTAILIYATDRTLMGTAMKGAGGIPMKTHIGASLDHAVWLHHPFRWNDWITFSSVSPIAEAARALIFGGMYDTAGVQVASIAQEALVRERRKK, from the coding sequence ATGCCCACACCGATCGATGACCTGTGCGAGCGATTGAAGCTCGATCCCCTCGATCGCGACCTCTTCCTCGGCGATCCCGGCCAGGGACAGGGGCGGCTCTTCGGCGGGCTGGTCGCGGCGCAGTCGGTCATGGCGGCGATCGCGACGCTCGGGGAGCAAGATCGCGGCTCGCAGGCCGGGGGCAGTCTCCTCCACTCGATCCACGCCTATTTCCTGCGTCCCGGCAGCTATGAGCGTCCCATCCGCTTCGTGGTCGACCGGATCCGCGACGGCAGGACGTTCACGACCCGTCGGGTCGTCGCCCACCAGAACGGCGAAGCGATCTTCAACATGTCGGCGAGCTTCGCGCGGCCCGAGGACGGCATGCGCTACCAGCGGCCGGCGCCCGAGATCGACGGGCCCGACGGCCTGGCCGAGTGGACCGACGTCCGCAACAAAGCGCTCGGCCTGCCCCCGCCGAAGAGCTACGACAACCCGATCGAGGTCCGGGTCCTCGATGCGAACGAATTCCTGGAGCCGAAGCCGCGGGATCCGGTTCGGGCGGTCTGGATGCGACCGCGTGGCGTGATCCCGGACGACCCGGATCTCCACACGGCGATCCTCATCTACGCGACGGACCGGACGCTCATGGGCACGGCCATGAAGGGCGCCGGGGGCATCCCCATGAAGACCCACATCGGCGCGAGCCTCGACCACGCGGTCTGGCTCCACCATCCGTTCCGCTGGAACGACTGGATCACGTTCTCGTCGGTGTCCCCGATCGCCGAGGCGGCCCGCGCGCTCATCTTCGGCGGCATGTACGACACCGCTGGCGTCCAGGTAGCGTCGATCGCTCAGGAAGCCCTCGTCCGCGAGCGGCGGAAGAAATAG
- a CDS encoding DUF2914 domain-containing protein — protein MGPKENEYAAQRRVAFVICLSLATMLAPAAALPQEEIPVAEDVDVIVEPSVPSALGQFTTAVENREPVDQVSFVENDVRTIIFFSDLRQLDGRTVTHRWLHGDVVRAEVAFEVRGPRWRVWSSKDLLEDWLGDWTVEIVLDDGEVIAAETFTYTDAGR, from the coding sequence AAACGAGTACGCGGCGCAGAGGCGAGTTGCATTCGTGATCTGTCTGTCGCTCGCGACGATGCTCGCCCCCGCCGCCGCCCTCCCCCAGGAGGAGATCCCCGTCGCAGAGGACGTCGACGTGATCGTGGAGCCCTCCGTCCCGAGCGCGCTCGGCCAGTTCACGACGGCGGTCGAGAACCGCGAGCCGGTCGATCAGGTCTCCTTCGTGGAGAACGACGTACGGACGATCATCTTCTTCTCGGACCTTCGGCAGCTGGACGGTCGGACCGTGACCCATCGCTGGCTCCACGGCGACGTCGTCCGCGCGGAGGTCGCCTTCGAGGTCCGCGGCCCGCGCTGGCGCGTGTGGTCGAGCAAGGATCTGCTCGAGGACTGGCTCGGGGACTGGACCGTCGAGATCGTCCTGGACGACGGTGAAGTGATCGCGGCCGAGACCTTTACCTACACCGACGCGGGCCGCTGA
- a CDS encoding type B 50S ribosomal protein L31 → MKPEIHPDYHKVIFVDSATGNEWTSRSTVTSKETREVDGEEVPVVRLEISSVSHPFWTGKMRELDSDGKIDRFRKRYGGGKK, encoded by the coding sequence ATGAAGCCCGAAATCCATCCCGACTATCACAAGGTGATCTTCGTCGACTCCGCCACGGGGAACGAGTGGACCAGTCGCTCGACCGTCACGTCGAAGGAGACCCGCGAGGTCGACGGTGAAGAGGTGCCGGTGGTGCGCCTCGAGATCTCGTCCGTGTCCCACCCGTTCTGGACGGGCAAGATGCGCGAGCTCGACTCCGACGGAAAGATCGACCGCTTCCGCAAGCGCTACGGCGGCGGCAAGAAGTAG
- a CDS encoding TetR/AcrR family transcriptional regulator, with the protein MPGPVEITDPIPGSPRSTKRERTRAKLLANAVALFRAKGVRETKLAEIAQASEVAPATLFNHFPSRADLAAAWLRGEIEAEATGAASAVREGERGLRASVRSLCRNLARQSSDAPGIRWSAWQEAPRLRPAPVAPLRDAFALEQQREHVRADQTPEALAELLADAIEGGLVEGLQAAIETDESDPRARARLISAPLQARVDLVLDGARKRNERVRPGALAASRAGG; encoded by the coding sequence ATGCCTGGTCCCGTCGAGATCACCGATCCGATCCCCGGTTCGCCCCGCTCCACCAAGCGTGAACGCACCCGCGCGAAGCTCCTTGCGAACGCGGTCGCATTGTTCCGCGCCAAGGGCGTCCGCGAGACGAAGCTCGCCGAGATCGCGCAGGCGAGCGAGGTTGCGCCCGCAACCCTCTTCAACCACTTCCCGAGCCGGGCCGATCTCGCGGCGGCATGGCTGCGCGGGGAGATCGAGGCGGAGGCGACGGGCGCAGCGTCCGCGGTACGGGAGGGCGAGCGCGGACTTCGGGCGAGCGTGCGGAGCCTTTGTCGGAACCTCGCCAGGCAGAGCTCGGACGCGCCGGGCATTCGCTGGTCCGCCTGGCAGGAAGCGCCGCGCCTTCGCCCCGCCCCCGTGGCCCCCTTGCGCGATGCCTTCGCCCTCGAGCAGCAACGCGAACACGTTCGCGCAGATCAGACGCCCGAGGCGCTCGCCGAGCTCCTCGCGGATGCGATCGAAGGCGGCCTCGTCGAAGGGCTTCAAGCAGCGATCGAGACCGACGAGTCCGATCCGCGGGCCCGCGCGCGGCTGATTTCGGCGCCGCTCCAGGCGCGCGTCGACCTGGTCCTCGACGGGGCTCGGAAGCGGAACGAGCGAGTGCGACCCGGGGCGCTCGCCGCGAGTCGTGCCGGGGGCTGA
- the valS gene encoding valine--tRNA ligase, with the protein MSESTSPGPRPVRSIDPKRLPKHFEAEVVEDKWDAAWQESGVYHYDPERPREETFVVDTPPPTASGSLHIGHVFSYSQTDVVVRYKRMAGMNIFYPMGWDDNGLPTERRVQNYFHIRCDPNTPYEEGMTFEQASAKTRKKPARLVSRPNFIEACYDLIREDERAFSETWHRLGLSVDWRQEYQTIDEHCRRTAQRSFRDLWDKGEVYTSDAPTMWDVDFQCAVAQAEVEDKDVPGAFHKIEFGIEGVGEGEDASFVIATTRPELLAACVAVTAHPDDERFKPYFGKRAITPIFRAPVPIFPSDKADPEKGTGILMICTFGDQTDVEWWREEGLPLRQIVGLQGRLRKVDFGEAPFESLDVATANANYAELEGKNIKQAQAAIVEMLRDPAHSATGNGAPLQEEPEQISHAVKFFEKGDRPLELLPTRQWFCRLMDKKDALIAKGDEVQWHPPHMFARYKDWTENLSLDWCLSRQRYFGVPIPVWYPLDADGEPDYDHPIVADSDVMPVDPTTDVPPGFDAGQRGEPNGFVGDPDIFDTWFTSSMTPQISSHWGEDDERHAKLFPADMRPQAHDIIRTWAFYTIAKAMLHEDDVPWHHALISGWILDPDRKKMSKSKGNVTTPLPLVEKYGADAARYWAASARLGADTAFDESQFNVGKKLYTKIFNVAKLVLAYEGEVRPITSELDRAFVGKLKALVESATANFEAYQYAHALQEIESFFWTHFTDTYAELTKVRARGFANGATGDEAEASGSAIASLRLGLSTLLRLFAPTLPYITEEVWSWSFADDFAEEGDSIARSIHGTSWPGAADFAGIEAPADEKSFDTAVAAMAAINKAKADAEVSMGREVESMTLAAAPATLSTLEGVASDVLDAARVAEHRFVADESLEAGTFAVEAITFAPKPEKKK; encoded by the coding sequence ATGAGTGAGTCCACGTCGCCGGGTCCGCGCCCGGTGCGATCGATCGACCCGAAGCGCCTGCCCAAGCACTTCGAGGCGGAGGTCGTCGAGGACAAGTGGGACGCCGCCTGGCAGGAGAGCGGGGTCTACCACTACGACCCCGAGCGTCCCCGCGAAGAGACCTTCGTGGTCGACACGCCCCCGCCGACCGCTTCGGGCTCGCTCCACATCGGCCACGTGTTCTCGTACAGCCAGACCGACGTCGTCGTTCGCTACAAGCGCATGGCGGGGATGAACATCTTCTATCCCATGGGCTGGGACGACAACGGTCTGCCGACCGAGCGACGCGTCCAGAACTACTTCCACATCCGCTGCGACCCGAACACGCCCTACGAAGAAGGGATGACCTTCGAGCAGGCGTCGGCGAAGACGCGCAAGAAGCCGGCCCGGCTCGTGTCGCGTCCGAACTTCATCGAGGCCTGCTACGACCTGATCCGCGAGGACGAGCGCGCCTTCAGCGAGACGTGGCACCGCCTGGGTCTGTCCGTCGACTGGCGCCAGGAATACCAGACGATCGACGAGCACTGTCGCCGCACGGCCCAGCGTTCGTTCCGCGATCTCTGGGACAAGGGCGAGGTCTACACCTCCGACGCGCCCACGATGTGGGACGTCGACTTCCAGTGCGCCGTGGCTCAGGCGGAGGTCGAGGACAAGGACGTCCCCGGCGCGTTCCACAAGATCGAGTTCGGGATCGAGGGTGTCGGCGAGGGGGAAGACGCGAGCTTCGTGATCGCGACCACGCGACCGGAGCTGCTCGCGGCGTGCGTGGCCGTGACGGCGCATCCCGATGACGAACGCTTCAAGCCCTATTTCGGCAAGCGCGCGATCACGCCGATCTTCCGTGCGCCGGTCCCGATCTTCCCGAGCGACAAGGCGGACCCCGAGAAGGGGACCGGCATCCTGATGATCTGCACGTTCGGCGACCAGACCGACGTCGAGTGGTGGCGCGAAGAGGGGTTGCCGCTCCGGCAGATCGTGGGACTCCAGGGCCGCCTTCGGAAGGTCGACTTCGGCGAGGCGCCCTTCGAGAGCCTCGACGTGGCGACCGCGAATGCGAACTACGCCGAGCTCGAAGGGAAGAACATCAAGCAGGCCCAGGCCGCGATCGTCGAGATGCTGCGTGATCCGGCGCATTCGGCCACGGGCAATGGGGCCCCGCTCCAGGAAGAGCCCGAGCAGATCTCGCACGCGGTGAAGTTCTTCGAGAAGGGCGATCGGCCCCTCGAGCTGCTTCCGACGCGCCAGTGGTTCTGTCGGTTGATGGACAAGAAGGACGCGCTCATCGCGAAGGGTGACGAGGTCCAGTGGCATCCGCCGCACATGTTCGCCCGCTACAAGGACTGGACCGAGAACCTTTCGCTCGACTGGTGCCTCTCGCGTCAGCGCTATTTCGGCGTGCCGATCCCGGTCTGGTATCCGCTCGACGCCGACGGCGAGCCCGACTACGACCACCCGATCGTCGCCGACTCCGACGTCATGCCGGTCGATCCGACGACCGACGTGCCGCCGGGCTTCGACGCGGGGCAGCGGGGCGAGCCGAACGGATTCGTCGGCGACCCGGACATCTTCGATACGTGGTTCACCAGTTCGATGACGCCGCAGATCAGCAGTCATTGGGGCGAGGACGACGAGCGCCACGCGAAGCTCTTCCCCGCGGACATGCGCCCGCAGGCCCACGACATCATTCGAACGTGGGCGTTCTACACGATCGCGAAGGCGATGCTCCACGAAGACGACGTGCCCTGGCATCACGCGCTCATCTCCGGCTGGATCCTCGATCCCGACCGCAAGAAGATGTCGAAGAGCAAGGGCAACGTGACGACGCCGCTTCCGTTGGTCGAGAAGTACGGCGCGGACGCCGCGCGCTACTGGGCGGCGTCGGCTCGGCTCGGGGCGGATACGGCCTTCGACGAGAGTCAGTTCAACGTCGGGAAGAAGCTCTACACGAAGATCTTCAACGTGGCGAAGCTCGTGCTCGCCTACGAGGGCGAGGTTCGTCCGATCACGTCGGAGCTCGATCGCGCGTTCGTGGGCAAGCTGAAGGCGCTGGTCGAATCCGCGACGGCGAACTTCGAGGCCTACCAGTACGCCCACGCGCTCCAGGAGATCGAGAGCTTCTTCTGGACGCACTTCACCGACACCTACGCCGAGCTCACCAAGGTGCGCGCGCGGGGCTTCGCGAACGGGGCGACAGGGGACGAGGCGGAGGCGAGCGGATCCGCCATCGCCTCGCTCAGGCTCGGCCTTTCGACGCTCCTGCGCCTCTTCGCGCCGACGCTTCCCTACATCACGGAAGAGGTCTGGAGCTGGTCCTTCGCCGACGACTTCGCAGAGGAAGGCGATTCGATCGCGCGCAGCATCCACGGCACGTCGTGGCCGGGCGCGGCGGACTTCGCCGGGATCGAAGCGCCCGCCGACGAGAAGAGCTTCGATACGGCGGTCGCGGCAATGGCGGCGATCAACAAGGCGAAGGCGGACGCCGAGGTGTCCATGGGCCGCGAGGTCGAGTCGATGACCCTCGCGGCGGCGCCGGCGACGCTCTCGACCCTGGAGGGGGTCGCGAGCGACGTGCTCGATGCCGCGCGGGTGGCCGAACACCGCTTCGTCGCCGACGAGTCGCTCGAGGCCGGAACCTTCGCCGTCGAGGCGATCACCTTCGCGCCGAAACCCGAAAAGAAGAAGTAG
- a CDS encoding GGDEF domain-containing protein has product MVFGKRKKNAGKDAEAKGEQPVAESAAADAVAAIPADRALDMMADLLRILGEHAFDVGPRSAEEIEETFETWARHLLIGVPPPVRDRGDGESREVGEGKRDLPGLRRAVKEHRLSEEEYVTRSLGDFRDAAWSFISGLRRSLTVEQSADRRIGHRMRRLEGAVRSGEPDKIKNEAQETVSLLTEFLSERGRRHQEQIQQMAARLDTLRDELDNVRKRAAIDPVTKIYNRSAFDEQIEREIDLATLFGTRGCLIMVDLDHFKWVNDTHGHPCGDAVLREVADALTRCFMRKDDFVARYGGEEFAIVLRDIDLPTARDVAERGMTTVRNLEIFHGEIEEPIRVTASMGIARLRQGETSSSWVERADRALYQAKDGGRDRIEVDPIDLDEA; this is encoded by the coding sequence ATGGTCTTCGGAAAGCGCAAGAAGAACGCAGGCAAGGACGCCGAGGCGAAGGGCGAGCAGCCCGTCGCCGAGTCTGCAGCCGCCGACGCGGTCGCGGCGATCCCCGCCGATCGGGCCCTCGACATGATGGCGGACCTGCTCCGGATCCTCGGCGAGCACGCGTTCGACGTCGGACCGCGCTCGGCGGAAGAGATCGAGGAGACCTTCGAGACCTGGGCGCGCCACCTCCTGATCGGCGTCCCTCCGCCGGTCCGGGACCGCGGCGACGGCGAGTCCCGCGAGGTCGGTGAGGGAAAGCGCGACCTCCCGGGTCTGCGCCGCGCGGTCAAGGAGCACCGCCTCTCCGAGGAAGAGTACGTGACCCGCTCCCTCGGCGACTTCCGGGACGCGGCCTGGTCCTTCATCTCGGGCCTGCGCCGCTCGCTCACCGTCGAGCAGAGCGCCGACCGGCGCATCGGACACCGCATGCGCCGGCTCGAGGGCGCCGTGCGCTCCGGAGAGCCCGACAAGATCAAGAACGAGGCCCAGGAGACCGTCTCGCTCCTCACGGAATTCCTGTCCGAGCGCGGTCGTCGCCACCAGGAGCAGATCCAGCAGATGGCCGCGCGGCTCGACACGCTGCGCGATGAGCTCGACAACGTCCGTAAACGGGCGGCGATCGATCCGGTCACCAAGATCTACAACCGTTCGGCCTTCGACGAGCAGATCGAGCGCGAGATCGACCTCGCGACGCTCTTCGGAACCCGTGGCTGCCTGATCATGGTCGACCTCGACCACTTCAAGTGGGTCAACGACACCCACGGCCATCCCTGCGGCGATGCCGTACTGCGAGAGGTCGCCGACGCGCTCACGCGCTGCTTCATGCGCAAGGACGACTTCGTCGCACGCTACGGCGGTGAGGAGTTCGCCATCGTGCTCCGGGACATCGACCTGCCCACCGCCCGCGACGTCGCCGAACGCGGCATGACGACGGTCCGGAATCTCGAGATCTTCCACGGCGAGATCGAGGAGCCGATCCGGGTCACCGCCTCGATGGGCATCGCGCGGCTTCGGCAGGGCGAGACCTCGTCCTCCTGGGTCGAGCGCGCGGATCGCGCCCTCTACCAGGCGAAGGACGGTGGGCGGGACCGGATCGAGGTCGATCCGATCGATCTCGACGAGGCCTGA
- the rpsN gene encoding 30S ribosomal protein S14 — translation MAKKSQVNRDNKRHALIAKHAAKRAELRKILKDPNASIDDKLEAQAGFAKLPRNSCPTRKNNRCAVSGRSKAYYNKFGISRIALRELALRGQLPGVRKSSW, via the coding sequence ATGGCCAAGAAGTCCCAGGTCAACCGAGACAACAAGCGTCACGCGCTGATCGCGAAGCATGCCGCGAAGCGCGCCGAGCTGCGCAAGATCTTGAAGGACCCCAACGCGTCCATCGACGACAAGCTCGAGGCCCAGGCGGGCTTCGCGAAGCTGCCGCGCAACTCCTGCCCGACCCGCAAGAACAACCGCTGCGCCGTGTCCGGCCGCTCGAAGGCCTACTACAACAAGTTCGGCATCTCCCGCATCGCCCTTCGCGAGCTCGCCCTCCGCGGCCAGCTCCCCGGCGTGCGCAAGAGCAGCTGGTAG